The Raoultibacter phocaeensis genome contains a region encoding:
- a CDS encoding MBG domain-containing protein, which translates to MDRTRRFIAAFTACAMVAALVPSASFAVEPVDPQPVQEGQNQPADTPAPDPQDTPAADGQPQHDAATPPVGGQPQGDQPADGSAPDPGAQPEDDSQPSAPAPDSAPVPANGSSSDVTVRDLSAPTPVQHDFGEGYGVLSAIPIASGEELAKIGADAAYPLDANYFLADSVPDSGIELPAGFRPIGVPTDQAYPATFTGKFDGNNKTLRFNLNVTEDLSQARDHNQPKWHYVLATLFYHLSSGSVVQNLTLTGSMTSAENAYGLAETNDGVVRSVHLKGCVVTGNMDESHFDSNNNGHDAVGLVKYNYGRVENCTTDEASVIAASTSVGLVGEGTGTIDGCVNRAAVGNDTGHRCAGIVEYVSGNGSLTNCENYGRIAASDDSAGEMAGIAIGVHDTVRVENCTNYGEVWFPDADQPDNDNRVVGVVGRMEDAATMVNCVNKGTVTAKAAGRTAGVVGEMEGKNTVTNCVNYGAVSGQHRVGGIVGEVGAEFSVDCYVTDCTNYGKVTGSAKQVGGVIGLNNCGAKNLINHGEVTGDEEVGGVIGLNSKFGNAGYVFNYGCVLGNSMVGGVVGRTTASQVNFKVNIGLDHAFAVAGNYGEVKGDINDDIPGGDDGDVVGGVVGRAEGHLVELVFNEGTVTGDDRVGGVVGEAEVAVSSCYNTGDVTGNNGAGGLVGDSSGLMATNAVSFSYSTGRVLGWGGDEQNLGALVGIRNDSSSISWMHDLYYNTDFTGDLPPFGSHKVSQAYDRNIEGRTTVTMVGDELAEELGSEWTSWSFKAEAEPTDQERTYRFLYPMITEFTQLSEPYKVNYPSILMHDFGIPERDEVCYKLFENLTTADDLKRVENNSQGCYVLANDISMQGAPLPWLGGEGEFSGMLDGLDNTITDIDSEHGLIKTLNGRVMRLKLDGSIRSSAASTGDVGAFAHLVLNGGTLYRCTNLVDITLDGGPDAAVGGIAAVVDGMNASVIWCMNNATVDGGSSAYTGGIVGRAMGNVNTTIDNCANQTDGVVAGSRTVGGIVGVSYVPQSSEDTTKQGIFCINYGTVRGDTDTGNAANVGGIAGELYGFVQYSENRGTVTNGGQCTGGIAGLAGENAIVDNCSSYGTVSGSWKAGGLVGCVPQGQGRMEIRESSHRGSVTGKDYVGGLLGSVDKGSSECRIQNCFTSAASTVTGHIRVGGLVGTVMGSASLASCMVQADVALSAETMSDGGGYTAGGLVGLADCWHLDVSNCSFVGDIRCTGAQNKTQTFNAGGLVGYAQNDINPQGVFKLQQSFFAGNFISTVPPGSQVNRAGIALVDASVKISAEFKRLYFNLFCGSPALICSDSSQVFDDAYLQANTIAGLSTANMTGDDALEAAGKMTALNKDGVWRTKPSGSAHIGDGDQNVYYTAYYPSLDLRNTDWSSEEVVEPYDQKVDVVASYVYTGFPIAYHESLYNGATYEAIGYAEKTALAARMVSTRAATPFAAPTSLNRGCPKDVGEYLVLLRFTDPGVAVGYRLEYAEMHITKAPLTVRANDANAQYMEEFSLDEVTFTAYGLLGTDDESCLDEVVWRCLNYSPSSLGDYDITLSHASDNNYEITDAGSPYGQLHNVREPIEGHYDLAYAAKGANGHEDWLIGPVTITPTNGYDLIKTDQDWEKALVVELDKDTANHKVSFTLKNSQTGATSDSGSVTFNYGKPLAYTYTPSGTQMPELVPELVWGNTIELMQEGGGVFLVYVNGELSYTIDPIEDAQKEEQDRLLKVGSSDIDFLIAPLLPNAEIDILTQGVGPVCSTAGAVSEPLGPGRAHFRTMGYSVKLDVSNLDVTYDGTQHAATVIPSLCEGVETAPPTCTVTYAGSSGTVYEESETPPVNAGSYHVNTRVNVEENPDLEPSTHVYYQTIRKAPLALTAENKTRLVGEENPELTYAAEGLVNGEKTDVLDAVELACAADATSGVGAYPIEFTAATDNNYEIATTPGTLTVKQDSADGRFTVSGQKGDGGHDEWYVGEVTVAPDGRDGYDLVSDDGGATWHSSLSYTSDDAPRTVDLALMVKKSATGAYTSAAQTSFNLFTKPLTVTSLSPAHGEQYHDPANTVLTLSFDQPIEKGRGYFTITDANKTEFAKLNVGALRVRVSDDGKTVKLRLPDAFEPYGTYTVTCGPGTLFTQTYGKPFNGLAEGDWTFSVSGSSDTVSISDLLLDVEGESSPRSAVYVGRDEADYAAALVPGEGGATALTLTPQVGGVLADDRVKLEALEVAMLDGGAAPADAVQIEGTRLVIAPGVKSARIKVTAYGQTASDSATIMLMCTGWATAVVDNQTGFAVETSNLLAAINPFDLPLLEDNQVARVTLAIAPLADGEVAEAERALLLQAAGESVLGECFSIELSIDVFEKNGHGSLVRRVVVEVTEQPIVFSMAFPDDGLDHANECMLRVHGGAADALGVAVRADGARVFASDMFSTYAPAYDILRTITVEAPEHGTLAVDKTQAVKGETVVVAAVPDEGYELEEVRANGRAVEKGSFVMPDEDVTVSAVFAEKPEAAIPLPPASDPPSSGERREGAATPSTGDAACLPFAASAATALAAAALAAIALVQRARRTRERR; encoded by the coding sequence ATGGATAGAACACGGCGCTTCATAGCGGCATTCACCGCTTGTGCGATGGTGGCGGCCCTGGTGCCCTCGGCCTCGTTTGCGGTCGAGCCGGTCGATCCGCAGCCTGTGCAGGAAGGCCAGAACCAACCCGCCGACACCCCCGCGCCCGATCCGCAGGATACCCCCGCCGCCGATGGGCAGCCGCAGCACGATGCTGCCACCCCGCCGGTCGGCGGCCAGCCGCAGGGAGACCAGCCGGCTGACGGCTCCGCCCCCGATCCGGGCGCGCAGCCCGAGGACGACTCGCAGCCGAGCGCCCCCGCGCCCGACTCCGCACCTGTCCCCGCAAACGGCTCTTCGAGCGATGTCACCGTGCGCGACCTGTCCGCACCGACGCCCGTACAGCACGATTTCGGCGAAGGCTACGGCGTGCTCTCGGCCATCCCCATCGCCTCGGGCGAGGAGCTGGCCAAGATCGGCGCGGACGCGGCCTACCCGCTCGATGCGAACTACTTCCTGGCCGATTCCGTTCCCGACAGCGGCATCGAGCTGCCGGCGGGCTTTCGCCCCATCGGCGTGCCCACCGACCAAGCCTACCCCGCGACGTTCACCGGCAAATTCGACGGCAACAACAAGACGCTCCGGTTCAATCTGAACGTCACTGAAGACCTGTCGCAGGCCCGGGATCACAACCAGCCGAAGTGGCACTACGTGCTGGCGACGCTGTTCTATCACCTGAGTTCCGGAAGCGTCGTGCAGAACCTGACGCTGACGGGCAGCATGACCAGCGCCGAAAACGCCTACGGACTGGCCGAAACGAACGACGGGGTGGTGCGCAGCGTCCACCTGAAAGGGTGCGTCGTCACGGGGAACATGGATGAATCGCACTTCGACAGCAACAACAACGGTCACGACGCCGTGGGTCTGGTGAAATACAACTACGGCCGGGTTGAGAACTGCACAACCGACGAAGCCAGCGTTATAGCGGCGAGCACTTCCGTGGGCCTCGTCGGGGAAGGCACGGGAACCATCGACGGGTGCGTGAACCGCGCGGCGGTCGGCAACGACACGGGACACCGCTGCGCCGGCATCGTGGAATACGTGAGCGGCAACGGGTCGCTCACGAACTGCGAAAACTACGGGCGCATTGCCGCAAGCGACGATTCCGCGGGTGAAATGGCGGGCATCGCGATCGGCGTGCACGACACTGTGCGGGTTGAAAACTGCACCAACTACGGCGAGGTGTGGTTCCCCGATGCCGATCAGCCCGACAACGATAACCGCGTGGTCGGCGTCGTGGGCAGAATGGAAGATGCCGCCACCATGGTGAACTGCGTCAACAAAGGCACCGTCACCGCGAAGGCCGCGGGCAGAACGGCGGGCGTCGTGGGCGAGATGGAGGGGAAGAACACCGTTACCAACTGCGTCAACTACGGCGCCGTGAGCGGCCAGCACCGCGTGGGCGGCATCGTGGGCGAGGTGGGCGCGGAATTCAGCGTAGACTGCTACGTGACCGACTGCACGAACTACGGAAAGGTCACGGGAAGTGCAAAACAGGTGGGCGGCGTCATCGGCCTCAACAACTGCGGCGCGAAGAACCTGATCAACCACGGCGAGGTGACCGGCGATGAAGAGGTGGGCGGCGTCATCGGCCTCAATTCCAAATTCGGCAACGCCGGGTACGTGTTCAACTACGGGTGCGTATTGGGCAACTCGATGGTTGGCGGTGTTGTGGGTAGGACCACGGCGTCCCAGGTCAACTTCAAGGTGAACATCGGCCTCGACCACGCGTTCGCGGTGGCGGGCAACTACGGCGAGGTCAAAGGCGACATCAATGACGACATACCGGGCGGCGACGACGGGGATGTAGTTGGCGGCGTCGTGGGTCGCGCTGAAGGGCACCTCGTCGAGCTTGTGTTCAACGAGGGCACCGTCACCGGTGACGACCGGGTAGGCGGCGTCGTGGGCGAGGCCGAGGTCGCCGTGTCCTCGTGCTACAACACCGGCGACGTCACGGGCAACAACGGGGCGGGTGGCCTCGTGGGTGACTCGAGCGGACTGATGGCCACCAACGCCGTCTCCTTTTCCTATAGCACCGGACGGGTGCTGGGGTGGGGCGGAGACGAGCAGAACCTTGGCGCGCTCGTGGGTATACGCAACGACTCCAGTTCTATCAGCTGGATGCACGACCTGTACTACAACACCGATTTCACGGGCGACCTTCCCCCGTTCGGCAGCCATAAGGTCAGCCAAGCGTACGACCGCAATATCGAGGGACGCACGACGGTGACGATGGTCGGCGATGAGCTTGCAGAAGAGCTCGGCAGCGAGTGGACATCGTGGAGCTTCAAAGCCGAGGCCGAGCCGACGGATCAGGAGAGAACCTATCGCTTTCTCTATCCGATGATCACGGAGTTTACGCAACTGAGCGAGCCGTACAAGGTGAACTACCCGAGCATTCTCATGCACGATTTCGGCATCCCGGAGCGCGACGAGGTGTGCTATAAGCTGTTCGAGAACCTGACCACTGCAGACGATCTCAAGCGCGTCGAGAACAATTCTCAAGGCTGCTACGTGTTGGCCAACGACATCAGCATGCAGGGCGCCCCGCTTCCGTGGCTGGGCGGCGAGGGCGAATTTTCCGGCATGTTGGACGGCCTGGACAACACCATCACCGACATCGATTCCGAGCACGGCCTGATAAAAACCCTTAACGGGCGCGTGATGCGGCTCAAGCTGGACGGCTCCATTCGCTCCAGCGCGGCCTCCACGGGTGACGTGGGCGCTTTCGCCCACCTGGTGCTCAACGGGGGGACGCTGTACCGCTGCACGAACCTGGTCGACATCACGCTTGACGGTGGCCCCGATGCCGCGGTCGGAGGCATCGCCGCTGTGGTGGACGGCATGAATGCAAGCGTTATCTGGTGTATGAACAATGCCACTGTCGACGGCGGTAGCAGTGCCTACACCGGCGGCATCGTGGGTCGCGCGATGGGCAATGTGAATACAACCATCGACAACTGCGCCAACCAAACCGACGGCGTGGTTGCGGGAAGCCGCACGGTCGGCGGCATTGTGGGCGTGAGCTACGTGCCCCAGAGCTCGGAAGATACAACGAAACAGGGCATCTTCTGCATCAACTACGGCACGGTGCGCGGCGATACCGACACCGGTAACGCCGCGAACGTCGGCGGCATCGCCGGCGAGCTGTACGGGTTCGTGCAGTATAGCGAAAACAGAGGAACGGTGACGAATGGCGGCCAGTGCACGGGCGGGATCGCGGGTCTTGCGGGGGAGAACGCCATCGTGGACAACTGCAGCAGCTACGGCACGGTGAGCGGCAGCTGGAAGGCCGGCGGCCTGGTCGGTTGCGTTCCGCAAGGGCAAGGTCGTATGGAAATACGGGAAAGTTCTCACAGGGGGAGCGTGACGGGCAAAGACTACGTGGGCGGGCTGCTCGGCTCGGTTGACAAGGGAAGCAGCGAGTGCAGGATACAGAACTGCTTCACCTCTGCCGCAAGTACCGTGACCGGGCATATTCGTGTCGGCGGGCTGGTGGGCACCGTGATGGGTTCGGCATCCCTTGCTTCGTGCATGGTGCAAGCCGATGTGGCGCTGTCCGCCGAAACGATGAGCGATGGAGGCGGGTACACCGCGGGTGGTTTGGTGGGTCTTGCCGACTGTTGGCACCTCGACGTTTCCAATTGCAGTTTCGTCGGCGACATCCGCTGCACGGGGGCGCAGAATAAAACGCAGACGTTCAATGCGGGCGGCCTTGTGGGGTACGCTCAGAACGACATTAATCCGCAGGGCGTCTTCAAGCTGCAGCAAAGCTTCTTCGCAGGCAACTTCATAAGCACGGTGCCCCCCGGCTCGCAGGTGAACCGCGCGGGTATCGCGCTGGTGGATGCAAGCGTGAAAATCAGTGCGGAATTCAAGCGTTTGTACTTCAACCTCTTCTGCGGAAGCCCTGCGCTCATCTGCAGCGATTCTTCGCAGGTGTTCGACGACGCGTACCTTCAGGCCAACACCATCGCAGGGCTTTCAACGGCCAACATGACCGGCGACGATGCGCTCGAGGCCGCGGGCAAGATGACCGCGCTCAACAAAGACGGCGTCTGGCGGACCAAGCCGTCGGGAAGCGCGCACATCGGGGACGGCGACCAGAACGTGTACTACACGGCGTATTACCCCTCCCTCGACCTGCGCAACACGGATTGGTCGAGCGAGGAGGTGGTCGAGCCCTACGACCAGAAGGTCGACGTGGTTGCCTCGTACGTGTACACCGGGTTTCCCATCGCCTACCATGAGTCGCTCTACAACGGGGCGACCTACGAGGCGATCGGGTATGCGGAGAAGACCGCGCTTGCCGCCCGCATGGTGAGCACGAGGGCCGCCACGCCGTTCGCGGCGCCGACCTCGCTCAACCGCGGGTGCCCCAAAGACGTAGGCGAGTATCTGGTGCTGCTGAGGTTCACCGACCCGGGCGTAGCGGTGGGCTACCGTTTGGAATACGCCGAGATGCACATCACGAAGGCGCCCCTCACCGTGAGGGCGAACGACGCGAACGCCCAGTACATGGAAGAGTTCTCTCTGGACGAGGTCACGTTTACGGCCTATGGACTGCTCGGCACCGACGACGAATCGTGTCTGGACGAGGTGGTGTGGCGCTGCCTGAACTACAGCCCGAGCTCCCTCGGAGATTACGATATCACGCTCTCTCATGCGAGCGACAACAACTACGAAATCACCGATGCCGGAAGCCCCTACGGACAGCTGCATAACGTGCGGGAACCTATCGAGGGCCACTACGACCTCGCGTATGCGGCGAAGGGCGCAAACGGCCATGAAGATTGGCTCATCGGGCCAGTGACCATCACCCCGACGAACGGCTACGACTTGATAAAAACCGATCAGGATTGGGAGAAAGCCCTCGTCGTCGAGCTCGACAAGGACACGGCGAACCACAAGGTGTCCTTCACGTTGAAGAATTCCCAGACGGGGGCAACGTCGGATAGCGGAAGCGTCACCTTCAACTACGGTAAACCGCTTGCGTATACCTATACGCCTTCGGGCACCCAGATGCCCGAGCTGGTGCCTGAACTTGTTTGGGGCAATACGATTGAGCTGATGCAAGAGGGCGGCGGCGTGTTTCTGGTGTATGTGAACGGAGAGCTTTCCTACACCATCGATCCGATCGAGGACGCTCAAAAAGAGGAACAGGACCGGTTGCTCAAGGTTGGCTCCAGCGATATCGACTTCCTCATAGCGCCGTTGCTGCCCAACGCCGAAATCGACATCCTCACGCAAGGGGTGGGCCCCGTGTGCAGCACGGCGGGCGCGGTGAGCGAGCCGCTCGGGCCGGGCAGGGCCCATTTCCGCACCATGGGGTATTCGGTAAAACTCGATGTATCGAACCTGGATGTCACATACGACGGCACGCAGCATGCGGCTACGGTAATACCGTCGCTCTGCGAGGGAGTGGAAACCGCACCGCCCACGTGCACCGTCACGTATGCGGGCTCCAGCGGCACGGTGTACGAGGAATCGGAAACGCCGCCCGTGAATGCAGGGTCCTATCATGTCAACACGAGGGTGAACGTCGAGGAGAACCCGGATCTCGAACCCTCGACGCACGTCTATTACCAGACCATTCGCAAAGCGCCGCTCGCGCTTACAGCCGAGAACAAGACGCGCCTGGTGGGCGAGGAGAACCCGGAGCTCACGTACGCGGCCGAGGGGCTGGTTAACGGTGAGAAGACCGACGTGCTCGACGCGGTGGAGCTTGCCTGTGCGGCCGACGCGACCTCCGGTGTGGGCGCCTATCCCATCGAGTTCACCGCCGCAACCGACAACAACTACGAGATCGCGACCACCCCCGGCACGCTTACCGTGAAGCAGGATAGTGCCGACGGCCGCTTCACCGTGAGCGGCCAGAAGGGAGATGGCGGCCACGACGAGTGGTACGTGGGCGAGGTGACCGTCGCGCCGGACGGCCGGGACGGCTACGACCTCGTGTCCGACGACGGGGGAGCCACGTGGCATTCCTCGCTCTCGTACACGAGCGACGACGCGCCGCGCACCGTGGACCTCGCGCTCATGGTGAAGAAATCCGCCACCGGCGCCTACACCTCGGCGGCGCAGACGAGCTTCAACCTGTTCACCAAGCCGCTTACGGTGACCTCGCTTTCCCCTGCGCACGGCGAGCAGTACCACGACCCGGCAAACACCGTGCTTACGCTTTCGTTCGATCAGCCGATCGAGAAGGGGCGCGGGTACTTCACGATAACGGATGCGAACAAAACCGAGTTCGCGAAGCTCAACGTGGGCGCTTTGCGGGTGAGGGTTTCCGACGACGGGAAAACGGTGAAGCTGCGTCTGCCCGACGCGTTCGAGCCGTACGGCACCTACACGGTGACCTGCGGGCCGGGCACGCTGTTCACGCAAACGTACGGCAAGCCGTTTAACGGCTTGGCCGAGGGAGATTGGACGTTCTCCGTTTCCGGCTCCAGCGACACGGTGAGCATCAGCGACCTGCTGTTGGACGTCGAGGGGGAAAGCTCGCCGCGCAGCGCCGTCTACGTGGGCCGGGACGAGGCCGATTACGCTGCGGCGCTCGTCCCCGGCGAAGGCGGCGCGACGGCGCTTACCCTCACGCCCCAGGTGGGCGGCGTGCTGGCCGACGACCGCGTCAAGCTGGAAGCGCTCGAGGTCGCGATGCTCGACGGCGGCGCGGCGCCGGCCGATGCGGTGCAGATCGAGGGCACGCGGCTTGTGATCGCGCCCGGCGTGAAGTCGGCGCGCATCAAGGTGACCGCGTACGGGCAGACGGCGAGCGACAGCGCCACCATCATGCTCATGTGCACCGGTTGGGCGACCGCCGTGGTGGACAACCAGACGGGGTTCGCCGTCGAGACGTCGAACCTGCTTGCGGCCATCAACCCCTTTGACCTACCTTTGCTCGAAGACAACCAGGTCGCGCGCGTCACGCTCGCCATCGCGCCTTTGGCGGACGGCGAGGTGGCCGAGGCCGAGCGCGCCCTGTTGCTTCAAGCGGCGGGCGAAAGCGTGCTGGGCGAGTGCTTCTCCATCGAGCTTTCGATCGACGTATTCGAGAAGAACGGCCACGGATCGCTCGTCAGGCGGGTCGTCGTCGAGGTGACCGAGCAGCCCATCGTGTTCTCCATGGCGTTTCCCGACGACGGGCTCGACCACGCCAACGAGTGCATGCTGCGCGTGCACGGCGGCGCGGCCGATGCGCTTGGCGTGGCCGTCCGCGCCGACGGCGCGCGCGTGTTCGCGAGCGACATGTTCAGCACCTACGCGCCGGCCTACGACATCCTGCGCACCATCACGGTCGAGGCGCCCGAGCACGGCACGCTCGCCGTGGACAAGACGCAGGCCGTCAAGGGCGAGACCGTCGTCGTGGCCGCCGTGCCCGACGAGGGTTACGAGCTTGAGGAGGTTCGCGCGAACGGCCGCGCGGTCGAGAAAGGCTCGTTCGTCATGCCGGACGAGGACGTGACGGTGTCCGCCGTGTTCGCGGAAAAGCCGGAAGCCGCGATCCCGCTGCCGCCCGCTTCCGACCCACCGTCGTCGGGCGAGCGTCGGGAGGGGGCCGCAACGCCTTCGACCGGCGACGCCGCGTGCCTGCCGTTCGCCGCGTCGGCCGCAACCGCGCTCGCCGCCGCCGCGCTCGCGGCGATCGCCCTCGTGCAGAGAGCGCGCCGCACGCGCGAAAGGAGGTAG
- a CDS encoding ATP-binding protein: protein MEIEGNRYLPRLIDPSVELHLRAFGAVEITGTMWSGKTWTSRAHGKSRVTFDSKQTRELAEIDVDAVLKGEAPHIIDEWQEVPQVWDAVRNKVDEAGGKRGLFILTGSSRPAKGKTRHTGSGRIARLKMWPMTLSESGHSRKSVSLAGLFEKTFEPGPVETDLEQLAELACRGGWPAAVDLDSEAARIVPAQYLDALFAKEDDKAPGSERELRLFLQSLARNVGSAATLETLAKDMGLDDGGKVSDANTRRVSTFLDYFLGRYVVCDLHGWDAPIKSRSRLRTKPKYGFADPSLPAALLGAGPDTLMGNLQLFGQLFEELCLRDLRVYASTMSQAQLDPLRYYRDADGLEVDVIIELRDGRWGAIEVKLGANKADAGVRNLLRLKNKIAANPAARNPEPSFMLVLVGKTDYQYRTPEGVIVAPITELTA, encoded by the coding sequence ATGGAAATAGAGGGAAATCGTTACCTACCGCGGCTCATCGATCCTTCCGTCGAACTGCACCTTCGCGCGTTCGGCGCCGTCGAAATAACCGGAACAATGTGGTCGGGGAAGACGTGGACCTCACGTGCGCACGGCAAAAGCAGAGTGACCTTCGACAGTAAACAGACCCGGGAGCTCGCTGAAATCGACGTCGATGCCGTGCTTAAAGGCGAGGCGCCGCATATCATCGACGAGTGGCAGGAGGTGCCGCAGGTTTGGGATGCGGTCCGCAACAAGGTGGACGAAGCCGGCGGGAAACGCGGCCTGTTCATCCTGACCGGCTCGTCTCGGCCAGCCAAGGGCAAAACGCGCCATACCGGCTCCGGAAGGATAGCGAGGCTGAAGATGTGGCCCATGACGCTTTCCGAATCGGGCCATTCACGAAAGTCCGTTTCTCTTGCAGGACTGTTCGAGAAAACGTTCGAGCCCGGCCCCGTCGAGACAGACTTGGAGCAGCTTGCCGAACTCGCATGCCGCGGCGGCTGGCCTGCGGCCGTCGACCTCGACAGCGAGGCGGCTCGAATCGTGCCCGCGCAGTACTTGGACGCCTTGTTCGCGAAAGAGGACGATAAGGCACCCGGATCCGAGCGGGAACTTAGGCTGTTTTTGCAATCTCTCGCACGTAACGTGGGCAGCGCCGCCACCTTGGAAACGCTTGCGAAAGATATGGGGCTCGATGATGGCGGAAAGGTGTCCGACGCGAACACGCGGAGGGTGAGCACGTTTCTCGATTACTTCCTCGGCCGCTACGTAGTATGCGATCTGCATGGCTGGGACGCGCCCATCAAATCGAGAAGCCGCTTGCGCACTAAACCGAAGTACGGTTTTGCAGACCCTTCACTGCCCGCCGCTCTGCTCGGCGCTGGACCGGATACGCTCATGGGCAATCTTCAGCTCTTCGGACAGCTCTTTGAGGAACTATGCCTGCGCGACTTGCGGGTATACGCCTCCACCATGAGTCAAGCGCAGCTCGACCCGTTGCGCTACTATCGGGATGCCGACGGTTTGGAGGTTGATGTCATCATCGAATTGCGCGACGGCCGCTGGGGGGCGATAGAAGTAAAGCTGGGAGCCAACAAAGCGGATGCCGGCGTGCGAAACCTGCTAAGGCTTAAGAACAAAATTGCCGCGAATCCGGCAGCCCGCAATCCCGAGCCCAGCTTCATGCTCGTTCTCGTCGGGAAGACGGACTACCAGTACAGGACGCCTGAGGGCGTCATCGTGGCCCCCATAACCGAGCTGACCGCATAA